The nucleotide sequence TCGAGATGGATCCCGATGACCGCTGCGGTCTGCAGCGTGCCGGTGATGTGGAGGTAATGGGCGAACGTCTCGGCGAAGTCCTCCCACGGGTGCATCGTCGCGTACTCCGAGATGAACGCCGCGTGCCACTCGGACGGGGCGCCGAATCTGTAGTGGCGCTTCAGCGCGTCCCGGTAGCTCGCGCGCTCGTCACCGAACAGCTCGCGGCACCGCGCCCAGAGCTCGTCGTCGGTGAGGAGGACGTTCTGGTAGTAGTGCCCGACCTCGTGGCGGAGGTGCCCGAGGATCGTGCGGTACGGCTCCCCGAGCCGCACCCGAAGGGCCTCCCGCCGATCGTCGAGGTTCTCAGCCAGGTCGATCGTGATGATGCCGTTGGCGTGCCCGATGGTCACCGGCTTGCCGTCGGAGAGGCTCGAGATCAGGTCGAACCCGAGGCCGCCCTTCTCGACGTCCCAGCCGACGATCGGCAGGCCGAGGTCGGCGAGCTGCAGGAGGAGCCTTCGCTTGGCCTCCTCGGTCTTCGCGAGTTTCTCGAGGGCGACGGTGTCGTCGGCGGCTGGACGGCGTCGAGTGAGCCGGCAGGAGAAGCACCGGCCGGCGGGAGCGTTCTCCCACACGAGCCAGTTGCACGCCCACTCACGGTTCGAGCAGGTGTACCAGGTCTCGCCGCCGATGATAGCCTGCCCGTGGCGGATTCCGTAGAATTCACGCGTCGGGATGTGGTAGCCGATCGCGGCTTCGCAGTTCGGACACTGCAGCGTGTCCAGGTAGACGAAGCGGCGACAATGCGGACAGCGGGGCTGCGAGGTCACGGTCTCACCGTAGCGTGCTGCAGAGCGCCACGATTCACGGGGCCGGAACGACCTCTACGCGCAGGAGGAGATCGTCGCCTGGTCGCGGCGAACCTCGCCCGTCGGTGTTGTTCGTCAGCAGCCACAGCGACCCGTCTGGCAGCGCGACGACGTCTCGCAGTCGTCCGTGCTCGCCCACGAACGCGGCGACGGGCTCATCGCGCATCTTCCCCGCGTCGGTGTCGATCTGCCAGAGCCGCTCGCCGCGGAGCCCCGCCATGAATATCGTGTCGCCGCGGGCGGCGATGCCGCTGGGGCTCGCAGCGCTCGTCGGCCACTGGGCCACCGGATCCGTGAACTCCCCCCGCCCGGAGATCCCCTCGACCACGGGCCAGCCGTAGTCTCCCCCCGGTTCGATGCGGTTGAGCTCGTCCCAGGTGTTCTGACCGAATTCGCTGGCCCACATCGTGCCGTCGGCCGTCCACGCGATCCCCTGCACGTTGCGATGCCCCATCGACCACACGCGCGTGCCCCACGGATTGCCGGGGGCAGGATCGCCGTCGGCGGTCACGCGCAGGATCTTGCCGTTGAGGCTGTCGCGGTCCTGCGGGGCGTCGCGTTGCTGCGCGTCTCCCGTCGTGATGTACAGGTAACCGTCCGGGCCGAAGGCGAGGCGCCCGCCGTCGTGGGTGCTCGCCCGCGCGATGCCCTCGAGGATCACCTCAGGCTCGCCCAGCTCGAAGGATCCCGGCTCGCCGAGCAGCGGCATCCGTGCCACGCGATTGTCGTCGGCCGCACCCGAATAGGCGAAGAGCGTGGGGGCGCCGTCAGTCCGGAGGAGCGCGAGCCCGTGGAGGCCGGACTCGCCGCCTGACACCACACCGGGGATCACGCCGACTGTGCGGACCTCGCCGTCGGGGGTGAGTTCGAGAACCGTGCCGTCACCGCGTTCGGAGATGAGGGCTCCCCCGCCGTCGAGCGGCACGACCGACCACGGTGCGACGAGCGCCGACGCGAGGGTCCCGGTGACGGAGCCGGCGCGCCACCAGGTCTGGGTAGCCGCAGTGGTGCTCGGACCGATCGTGGGTGCCGGCGAAGACGGTGTCGGCTGGGGCGCCGGAGCGCTGCACCCGGATGTCGCGGTCAGCACCAGGACGAGGCATCCGACCGCCGCCAACCGGGCGTCGCGCCTCATCCGTCCGCCACGGCCGCCTCGAGGACCGCGAGGTCGATGCGCCGCATCCGGAGCATCGCCTGCACGGCGCGGTGGGCGACCTCGGGGTCGGGGTGGCGGATCAACTCGACGAGCCGGTCCGGGATGATCTGCCACGACAGGCCCCAGCGGTCCTTGAGCCACCCACAGGGCTGCTCCTGACCGCCGTCCGCCGTGAGCGCGTCCCAGTATCGGTCGACCTCCGCCTGATCGCGGCACGCGACGTACAGCGAGACCGCCTCGGTGAACGGGAACTGCGGACCGGCATCCATCCCGAAGTAGTCCCGGCCGCCGAGCCGGAAGTGCACGTGCATGACCTTCCCTCCCATGCCCGGCACCGCCTCGGGGTAGCGGTCGATCGTCACGAGCTCGGAGTCCGGGATCAGCCCCGTGTAGAACGTGACGGCCTCCTCCGCGGCATCGTCGAACCAGAGGAACGGGGTCACTGCGCTCATGCGTTCCACCCTTGTCGACGCATCGCACCCGCGCAATGGCCGGGATCGCGGATGCCGCGCGCCGAGCCGCACCGCGATCCGCAGGCCCGCGTCCGCCCGAGCCGTGAACGACCCTGCTCGGCCCGGCTGAGCACCAGCAGCGCCCCGGTGAGCTCGATCGCACGGGTGACGTGGAGTGCCGCGATGCAGCGGCAAAGCGAAAGGCCGCCCTCATCGGGCGGCCTTCTCGGTGGACCTGAGGGGACTCGAACCCCTGACCCCCTGCATGCCATGCAGGTGCGCTACCAGCTGCGCCACAGGCCCGGACGCTGTTCCCGCTCTCGCGGGGCAACCCGTCTAGCTTACAACACTCCGAGGGGTGATCCGTACCAGGATCACTCTTCGGCGGTCGCTCGCGCGGGAAGGGTGATCGGAACCACGGGGCAGTCCTTCCACAGCCGCTCGAGGCCGTAGTAGACGCGTTCCTGCTCGTGGAACACGTGGACGACGAGGTCGCCGAAGTCGATGAGGATCCACCGGGACTCCTCACGACCTTCGCGACGCAGTCGCTTGTGGCCCGCTTCGAGCAGCTTGTCCTCGATCTCGTCGGCGATCGCCGCGACGTTGCGCTCGCTGCGGCCCGTGACGAGCAGGAAGATGTCGACCAGCGGGAGCGGCTGCGACACGTCGAGGGCGACGAGATCCTCGCCGCCCTTCGCGTCGGCCGCTGCCGCAGCGGTCTGGAGCATGTCGTGCGACTGCGCGCTCGCCACCATCAGAAGACTCCTGTCACGAAGGCGAGGATCAGAACGCCCACGAGGGCGAGGGCCAGTACGCCCGCGGTGATCGCGAGCGACATCATGAGCTTGCCGCCCTTCTCAGGCACCGGTGGCTTGATGACGTCGCCAGGTGCCTTCGCGGTGCTGACGGCGGAGCTCGCGGCGATCGGCGTCGGCGAGGAGTGCGAGGGCAGTTCGCCGTCGACGAGCGTCGCGTCGATCTCCTTGCCGTCGGCGGTGCCCTTGGCATGACCGGTGGAGCCGAGGCCCTCGGGCAGGTTGAACGTGCCCGTGACGATGACCTCGCCCGTCGCGGTGACGGGCGCCACCAGCGGCGCGACCTCGGGGGCCTGCGACACGATCAGTGCGTTGGGGATCGCGATGGCGCCGGTGGTGCGGGTCAGCAGCTGGTCGAACGACGGCGGGAACTCGATCGCAGCTGGCTGGCCGGCGGCCGGTTCCTCGTCGAGCAGGCTCGCGCCCAAAAGCGGGTTGACGGCCTTCGGCGCCGCGGCGGGCGCTTCGGCGCCGTCGGTCCCAGTGGTGCCGGACCCGTTGTCGAACGAGCTCTCCTCGACCTCGGGTGCCGCAGGCTCCGCCGCGAAGGCGGGAACCGGGACCGGTGCCGCGGGCACGCCTTGCTGCCAGCTCGGCGGAGCTGCCGGCGCGGCTTCGGACTCGCGCGGAATACCGAAAAGCGCGTGCACGCCGCTGTCGGTCGACACCTGCGTGTCGTCCTGAGGGGGCGTGAAGCGCGACGGTGCGGGCTCGTCGAACGGCGCCACGGGCGGTGGGGCGGCGGGGAACGCGAACGTCGGGGCGCTGCCGCCCGTGGCGGCGGCGTGTGCGGCGACGACCTCCGGCGTGATCACGGGGACCGACGCGGTGCGGATGCGCTCCTGCTGGCGAGCCTGGCGACGCGTGAGCGGCGACACGCCCAGGTCGACGGCGGAGTCGGGACCCGGTGCCGGCGCCACGGCGGCGGGTTCGGACGGGCGAGGGAACGGCGCGGAGGCCACCGGCATCGGCGGCGGGGTCGACTGCATGGCATCGGCCGGGGGCGCCGCGACAGGCGCCGGAGCCTCGGGGGCCTCGCCGTCGCCCGGCGTCGCGGTGATGACGGGTGTCGATCCCGTGTTCCGCAGCTCGCGGATCTGCTTACGTGTGAGGGCTGGCGTCGCCGGGTGCTCGGGTGTACTCATTCCTTGCTCCGGTAGAGATGGTGCTTCGCAATGTATTGGACGACTCCGTCGGGCACGAGGTACCACACGGGGTGTCCTCGCTGAACTCGGTCACGGCAATCCGTCGATGAGATCGCGAGGGCGGGGATCTCGAGCTGGCTGACGTCGTCGCTCGGCAGACCATCGGTGTTCAGAACGTGACCGG is from Microbacterium sp. LWH3-1.2 and encodes:
- a CDS encoding VOC family protein, which translates into the protein MSAVTPFLWFDDAAEEAVTFYTGLIPDSELVTIDRYPEAVPGMGGKVMHVHFRLGGRDYFGMDAGPQFPFTEAVSLYVACRDQAEVDRYWDALTADGGQEQPCGWLKDRWGLSWQIIPDRLVELIRHPDPEVAHRAVQAMLRMRRIDLAVLEAAVADG
- a CDS encoding zinc-binding metallopeptidase family protein → MTSQPRCPHCRRFVYLDTLQCPNCEAAIGYHIPTREFYGIRHGQAIIGGETWYTCSNREWACNWLVWENAPAGRCFSCRLTRRRPAADDTVALEKLAKTEEAKRRLLLQLADLGLPIVGWDVEKGGLGFDLISSLSDGKPVTIGHANGIITIDLAENLDDRREALRVRLGEPYRTILGHLRHEVGHYYQNVLLTDDELWARCRELFGDERASYRDALKRHYRFGAPSEWHAAFISEYATMHPWEDFAETFAHYLHITGTLQTAAVIGIHLDASVTNLRDTDVVPLESYENEPIQRLLTDWEWLSQAFNRINRSMGFGDLYPFTIVTPVRHKLAFVHDIVTRAPLSPGEQYTLAMAGGGAGETETS
- a CDS encoding PQQ-dependent sugar dehydrogenase, whose protein sequence is MRRDARLAAVGCLVLVLTATSGCSAPAPQPTPSSPAPTIGPSTTAATQTWWRAGSVTGTLASALVAPWSVVPLDGGGALISERGDGTVLELTPDGEVRTVGVIPGVVSGGESGLHGLALLRTDGAPTLFAYSGAADDNRVARMPLLGEPGSFELGEPEVILEGIARASTHDGGRLAFGPDGYLYITTGDAQQRDAPQDRDSLNGKILRVTADGDPAPGNPWGTRVWSMGHRNVQGIAWTADGTMWASEFGQNTWDELNRIEPGGDYGWPVVEGISGRGEFTDPVAQWPTSAASPSGIAARGDTIFMAGLRGERLWQIDTDAGKMRDEPVAAFVGEHGRLRDVVALPDGSLWLLTNNTDGRGSPRPGDDLLLRVEVVPAP
- the rsfS gene encoding ribosome silencing factor translates to MVASAQSHDMLQTAAAAADAKGGEDLVALDVSQPLPLVDIFLLVTGRSERNVAAIADEIEDKLLEAGHKRLRREGREESRWILIDFGDLVVHVFHEQERVYYGLERLWKDCPVVPITLPARATAEE